In the bacterium genome, TTCTCCCGCGCGAACATCGGAACGGCGTATTTCGCTCCAAGCACCTTAACCGAAGCTTTTGCAGATAACTTTTTGATCACCGGCGCGAGCGCGTTCGCGCTGCCCGGATCCTGCGCCGCGAAAAGAACTCTCATATATTACTTATTTCCATTAAACTCCTGCCGGTTGGCGTAAACTTTTTTAACGGCGCTAACAAAAAGATCTATATGTTTTTTTGTCCTCGGATATTGACACACCGTCGTGAACGTAAATTCTTTTTCATACATCCGTTCAACCACGGGACAAATGCCCTTCGTATAATCAACGCGTCCCCCGTAATGGCTTCCCACAAACGGAAAGTTAGTGTTATTAAATACCTTTTGCTCCTGAAATACGCGCAGGAGATATAAAGGTTTGGTATATCCGAGGGACATGGGGAACCCTTCGGCGGTCATCGCCCGCGCAAAGTTATCACGAGAAATCTCCAGTTTCGATTCGTCAATTTTCATCGGGTACACATAAAACACGTGGCTCGAACCCTTGGGAACATACGGCAATACAAGGCCGGGAATGACGGACAACTGTTTTGTAAGATATGTTACCAACTCCAGCCGCTTCTTGTTCAAAAAATCCAGTTTGCGAAGCTGCTCATACGCGATCGCCGCCTCAAGTTCGGTCATGCGATAATTGCTTCCGATGATAGGACCGTCGGCGTAACCCGGATCCTGGTCAACATATGCTTCCCCGTGATTCCGCGCCAACTGCGCACGGAACGCGTAATGCGCGTTGTTCGTTACGAGAACTCCGCCCTCGCCGCTCTGGATAGTTTTATGCACATTGAAACTAAAGACGCCGATGTCGCCGATGGTTCCGGTGAACTTTCCTTTATACGTTGCGCCGGGTGACTGCGCGTTATCTTCAATAATTTTAATATTGAACTCTTTGGCAATCTTCAGCAGCTCGTCGAAATCAGATGATCCTCCGAAAATATTCACCGCCATAATCGCCTTCGTGCGCGGGGTAATACATTTTCTGACCGATGCCGGATCAATGCAAAATGTTTTCTCATCAATATCGGCGAATACCGGCACCGCTCCGTTCATCAAAATCGCGGTGGCCGAGGCACACATGGAGTACGGCGACACGATCACCTCATCACCGGGACCGATACTAAGCGCCGCAACCGCCGCATGTAGCGCAGTCGTCGCCGAGTTAAATGAAACCGCGTGCTTCACGCCGAATTTTTTACAAAACAGCGCTTCAAGTTTTTTGACCTGTTTGCCGCCCAAAAAATACGGGCCATTCGCGCCCACAAAATCCGACAGCGGTCCGTTTTTTATTACTTGCGTCGCCGCGCGCAATTCTTCCTTGCCGATGTTGTACACCGGCGGAAATGGTTTCTTTAATATCGGCTTCCCTCCAAATAATGCGAGTTTTTTCATATGATTTAGCGAAATTATGTGATTCCCCAGAATCATCCTGGGGATAGGCGCAACGTCCATTGAGCGCCGACGCTTTTTATTTTTTCACATCCCCGCCCGGTTGAGGCAACTTCTTCACCTTCCCCCGAAACGACAAGCGGACATTCACCCCATTATGCTCAGAAGAATACAACAATGCATGCATAATTTCGAGTGAAGCTAACGCCGTCTTCCCCGACGAACGCGGTTCGCGATTTTTCCCGACGCTACCCAAGAGATCCTGAAGCGCGGAATCCATATAATTGCGCGGCAAATCTTTCGAAATCGGATTCCGGGCATCATTGGCGATAAACTGCGACCCGAGCACCGGATCTTTTTGTTTCAGATAATACCGGTAGTCATATACGCCGAACGGCTTGTTGATGGTATCAAGCCGCGCGTCGGATCCGAAGATGTTCATCTCCAGAATGCTGTACTGTTTCGTCGCGAGTGGCATGATGGTGGCGAACACCGAACCGAATCGCAGTCGGCCGATTAATCCGTTCTTCGCATTCGTCGCCGACACTTCATCGCATGGTCCGAACAAAAATACTAAGAGATCCAGGAGATGCGAGCCAGTCGTTACAATACCGCCGCTATAATAACAGCCAACCGCCTGCACATCCCCTACCAGTTCCGCCATGTGTTCTTTAATAAACTCATAGAAAGGATCATAGCGGCGAATAAAATTCACGAGCAGTTTGACGCCGCGCCGTTCGCACGCAGCCGCCATTTTTTTCGCTTCGGTTAAAGAAATCGCCAGCGGTTTCTCGCACCAAATTCCGCGGACCGAAGCATGCTTCAACACCTCCCGCAAAATCGGGAAGTGGGTTTGGTCCGGAGTGCAGATACTGACAAGCTCCGGCTTTTCTTGCCGAAACATTTCGCGATAATCGGAGTACGGTCGGCCGCGGAACAAGGCACTTGCCGATTGCAAGGCGCGCTGATCGGAATCGGCGATTGCGACAAGATTGATTTCCTGGTTAGCCAGGTATGCTTCCATATGCGTTGTATGGAACGGAAGTTGATATCCGCTGAACTTCACGCCGATATTGCCGGCTCCGATAATTGCGGCGCGTTTTTTTGTTTGTGCCATAAAATTAAGAGAGAGCGGTCCGCAATGTTTTAATAACATGCGCTTGATCAGCTTTTGAAAGGCCGGGGAAGATTGGGATGGAAATTTCCGAAGCGTAAAATGCTTCGGCATTAGGGCAACTACCCTTTGTATATCCCAACTTCCGGTAATACGGCTGGAGGTACACCGGAATATAATGCACCTGGCACCAAATACCGGCAGCGCGCAGCTGCGCGAAAACTTCTGCGCGTTTCTTCGCAAAAGCTCCGCGGAGCCGCACCGGGTATAAATGCCAACTGGACGTCACGCCCTTCTCCTCGGTCGGCAATTGCAAAACCTTTTGAAGGCCACCGAGTTCCTTCGCATAACGCGCGGCAACGGACCGCCGCAGCGCCATAAATCGGTCAATTTTTTTGAGCTGGCTCAACCCGAGCGCCGACTGAATATCGGTCAAGCGATAATTGAAACCGAGCTGCTGCATTTCATAGTACCACGCGCCCTCCGACTTTCTTTTGAGCAACGCCGCGTCTTTGGTGATGCCGTGCGTGCGGAATACCCGCAACGCATCCGCATACTGCTTGTTGTTGGTAAGCACCGCGCCGCCCTCGCCGGTAGTAATAGACTTCACCGGATGAAAACTGAAGGCCGTCATGTCCGCAATGCTACCGATGCGTTTCCCGCGGAGCGTTGCGCCAAGCGAATGGCAGGCATCCTCAACCAACACTACGCCGTGGCGTTTCGCTATTTTTTTGAACGCGGGAAGATTAGCAGGGTGTCCCCCGTAGTCAACAACGGAAATCAATTTTGTTTTCTTGTTGATTTTTTTCGCCGCCGCAATGGGATCAAGATTGCCTCGATCGTCAACGTCGGCAAAGATGGGCTTTGCGCCAAGATACAACCCGGCGTTCGCGGTTGCAACGAAGGTGAGCGGACTCGTAATGAACTCATCCCCGCGCCCAAGTCCGGCCGCGAAGTACGCGCCGTGCAGCGCCGCCGTGCCGTTTGAAAAAACAACGGCGTACTTCACGCCGCAGTATTTCGCCAATGCCTCCTCAAATGCTTCAACCTCCGGTCCTTGCGTCAAATACGGCGACCGGAGCACCTTCACGACCGCTCGGATATCGTCTTCATCAATGAATTGATGGCCATAGGGAATCATAGGGCTAGAACTAAAACTAGACTTCAGTTATCCCGCTCATCAGAGCCTGTAATTCTTTTTTTGTGATCCACTTCGTATTGTGATCGCTCGTCAGCAAAAATTTGTTCTTTATTGCTTTTCCCGCGCGCGCGTACTTTGCGTAGGCCTCCCGGGGCAAAAATTCGGACTCCGGAATCACAACATAATAATCGCCGAAATCAACGGTATGCGCCGCTTCCTCCGCGGTTAAAAGCACTTCATGAATCTTTTCGCCCGGCCGCATGCCGATGATTTTTTTCTCCGCGTCCGGAGCAATGGCATTCACAAGATCAACAAGCTTCATGCTGGGAATTTTAGGGATGAAAATCTCTCCGCCCTCCATCTGCCGAAGCGCGAACATGACGAGCGCCGCTGCCTGTTCCAGATTAATCCAAAACCGCGTCATATTCGGGTCAGTGATATGGACTGTTTTCCCGCGGTTCTGCAACAGCGTTTCAACAATGCTGCCGCGGCTCCCCAGCACATTGCCATAACGCACCGCCGCAAATTTTGTTTTATTACCGGACAATGCATTGCCGGCAACAAAAAGTTTTTCCGCGCACAATTTTGTTGAACCATACAAATTCGCCGGATACGCCGCTTTATCAGTTGAAATAAGTAGCGCGTGGGAGACACCGCAATCAATCGCCGCCTCAACCACGTTCTGGGATCCCAACACGTTTGTCTTCACCGCTTCCATCGGGTTGTACTCTAACGCCGGCACCTGCTTTAACGCGGCGGCATGCACTACCACATCAACCCCGGAAAATGCGCGCTGCAAACGCGGAAGGTCGCGTACATCGCCCAAAAAAAACCGGAGCCGGTCATCGTGAAGCTCACGGCTCATGTGGTATTGCTTCAACTCATCGCGGCTGAACACAATAACTTTCTTCGTCGCGGTGTTGGCAAGCAAATACTTCACGAAACTCTTACCGAACGAGCCGGCGCCGCCGGTCACAAGAACTGTTTTTCCCTTCAAAATGTCGGTATTTTTCGTTGATGCCATAGGTTCTGAATATAACCGCCAATTGACTAGAATAGTAACCCATCGCGCCTGAAAAAGCAATGCGGCGCGGTATACCCCGTGCTACAACTTCGATCATCATATTGTTTTGTATTATGATGACGATTGCGTTTTATTTGGACATTTTGTGTATGCAAAACATCTTAATTATTAATAAGCAATCGAAGTTGTAGCACGGGGTATACTTTTGAGCTGGGATTCAGTTATACTATAATAACTTCGCCGTACATATATGCCGGGTAGTGAAAGTGCGATCGCTACGCGACTACGGCAAGAGTCGAAATTAGTATAAACGCAACGCTTAAATCGTAACAATATTATACGTAAGTAACTCATCGCACTTCTACTACCCGGTATGAAAGGCTGTTTATTACTACAACGACGGTTTGCAACCATCAGCCACGCGATTGCGCTTGCGCTGAAAGAAAAATACGGCATAACCGAATTCTGCGGCTACGTTTGCGTCCGCTCGGGTTTTGATTTCCTGAAATCCCAAAAAGACATCAACTACGGAACCTTACTGCTCGATGACGAACTTCAAAAAGATTACGTCAAAGAAAAACTTGATCCCGAGTACCTCCACCACCTGGAAAAAGAATATGGCATCCCCAACCTGTGGCCGTACATTGCCTGCGACCGCGTCATCATGTTTAAACAACTGTTGCGCGAGTATCCGTACAACACGCCGATGTATACCCACGAAGAAATGTTGCGCATGCTCCAGGTGAAGGCGCGCGCGATCATTCATATGCTTGAGGAGGAAAAACCCGATTTCCTTTTCGCGAGCGTCGTCGGTTCCATGGGAGGAATGCTCCTCTATCACATCGCCAAAAAGAAAAACATCAAGGTTATTATTGCCGATATCGCCCGCATCGGCGAACTGTTTACGGTAAGCGATCATTACGCATATCACACATGGACTGAACAAATTTTTCAAGAACTAAAACGCACGGAACGACACAGCCCCCGTGAACACGACGCGCAAACCTTCCTGAAAAATTTCCGGAAAGAGCCGGCGCCGTTCTTCGGAAAACTTTACGAAAAAGACCAGTTAGTTGACCGCCGTAGGAAGCTCCAATTTTTGAAACCTACTCATATATTCCGATCGCTCGCGTGGGTTTTACAGCTCACGATCGGCTATCTCAAAAATCCTCATCGCGACGACTATGAGGAAATCAAACCCTGGCATTACATAATTGATCGGCTCAAAAACAAAGCGCGCCTACTCCGCGGCTTCCGCGATCTCTACAGTAATCCGGAACCGAATGAAGATTATGCCTTTTTCCCGTTACAATATGAACCGGAAATTTCTATGCTGCTCTATGCTCCATTTTTTTCCGACCAATCGTACGTGATCCGACAAATCGCCCGCTCGCTTCCCGTCACATATAAACTTTATGTTAAGGACCATCCTTCAATGGTCGGATTCCGGACGAGAAGTTATTACAAGGAACTGCTGAAAATACCGAATGTCCGACTCATCAACCCTGTTATCAAAAGTTTCCCGTTAATCCAAAATTCAAAAATTGTGACAACAATTACGGGCAGTGCCGGCTGGGAAGCGGTATTGCTCAAAAAACCCGTCATCACGTTCGGTGATGTGTTTTACAACGCGTTAAGTACCGTGAAACACTGTCGGACTATTGACGAACTTCCTTATTTGATTAAAGAACAACTCGAGTCAACGCGTTATAACGAACAAGAGCTGATCAATTACATTGCCGCCACGATGGAAGTTTCCGTTGAGGTGTCACTGCTCCGGCTTTGGGAACGGGAAATAGGAGATTTTGAAAAAGTGAAAAAAGGCATGGAGCCTGCGGCGGACTTGATTGCAAGAAGACTCGGCGTGAAGGCCGTACCGAGTGTTACCCCAAGAAATTAAACCGCGCGATGTGCCAAAGCGCGGCGACTCCGTCTTTCCAGCCGATCTTTTTTCCCTCCGCGTAACTGCGGCCCGCGTAAGAAACCGCGACTTCGTAAATGCGGAAGTGGTGCTTGGCAACGCGTGCGGTGAGCTCCACCTCAATACCGAATCGCCGCGATTTCAAACGCGGCGCGATTGCATCAACTACGTTTCGCGTAAACACTTTATATCCGACTTCCACATCGGAAAGGTTCAAGTTTGTGCATAGATTGGAAAAAAACGTAATAAAACGGTTGGCGAGATAATGATGAAAGTTGAAAATCCGGTGCGGCTTATTGCCTAAAAATCGCGTTCCGTACACGACATCAGCCAAACCGGAGCGTATTGGGGCGAGCAAATCCGGGTAGTCATTTGGGTCATACTCCAAATCCGCGTCTTGGATAAGGACAATGTCGCCGCTCGCGTGTTCAAAGCCGGTTTTAACAGCGCCGCCCTTGCCGAAATTTTTCTCATGAAAAATTACAACGATCTCCGGAATGCTTTTTAGAATTTCCCTCGTTTTGTCGGTTGAACCGTCATCAACAACGATGATTTCTTTTTCAATGTCCGCCAACGGAACTGCCTGAACGCGGCGAATAATTTCCGCGATGGTTTTTTCTTCGTTGTATGCCGGGATAATAACCGAGAGCTTCATGAGAAAATTTAGTTCCTGAGTTTATCGAAGGACAACCATAATGAGAAGTCCAAATTTCTAATATCTAATGTCTATTATTGTATCCCTTCGACTTCGCTCAGGGAATAAAGATCTTAGTTCCTGAGTTTATCGAAGGACAACCTTTTCGCTCAGGGAATAAAGATCTTAGTTCCTGAGTTTATCGAAGGACAACCTTAACACGATGCATGGTATCACTTCGTAACAAAAATCGTGAATCCCGAAGTTTGGTTTTTGCTTGGCACGAGCCAGTCCAATAATCGCGCAACTGGCGCAAAAACGCGGACGTAGGGCAAAAGGTACGCCACGGTCTCAAAAAATCCGCGCACCTTCACCATCTCTACCGACGAAAAATCTTTGAAGAGCATTTTTACTCCGTCTCCGGTGAACCGCCAATAGTCCGCGTAAAATCCCTTCTCCGCGTGATACGGAAAAAGAAACGGTACATAGATGAGCCCCAACCCTCCGGGCTTTAACACCCGTCGGAGCTCCGCGACAACCCGAAAAGGATCTTCCACGTGCTCCAGCACCGACTTGCAAATCACGGCATCAAAACTTTCATCCTGAAACGGCAGGTTGTGCGCGTCGCCTTTGACTACTCCAGCGGACTCATAATTCTTATCAATCACCACGTACTCGGTTTCCTTAAAAAGCTCGCGGTACGCCCCAAGCTGTTTTTGGAGCGGCGTTCCGCCGCCGACGTCCAAAATCCGTTTCCTTTTCGCAATAAGCCGGATCTTCTCTTCAAAAAATTTTTCCCACGGGGCCATAGATTTCATTACAATAACTCACCACAAAGAAAACAGCAAATATCTCTCATTCCACCATTCGCGCGAATGAGGGTATAAGCTACACATCACAACATCCTTACAAACTGGAGTTTGTAAGGATGTTGTGTGACGGTATAAATAATTTTGTCGATAACTTTACGATAGCGGCGCGGCACGATATGCTCATAACATGATGCTCACGCGCGAAGGAAAAATTATCCTGCTTCTTTTTGCGCTCGCGCTTCTCGTGCGCGTCGCGCTTTTTGGGGCGAACATTGCGGCACACGAAGGCGAACTGCTCCCGACAATTCTGAACTCTGAAGGATATTACGAACTTGCGAATAACATCCTCGCCGGGCACGGATTCTCACAAAGCCCCGCGGCGCCATATGTGCCGGATTCGCTCCGCCCTCCGCTCTATCCGCTCTTCATCGCCGCATTCGTTGGACTTTCCGGAAGTTATTGGCCGGTCATCATCGCCCAAATACTGCTTGCGAGCGTTTTGCCGCTCCTCGCGCGGCGCATCGGTTTCCGCCTCACGCAAAATACGTTTGCCGGGAACGCGGTAGGCGTTCTGTTTGCCGTGGAGCCGGTGCTTGTGCGGCTCTCCGGGATTCTTCTCACCGAAACGCTATTCCTCGCGTTGTTTCTGTCTTCCGTTATCACGTTCTTCAATTATCTTGATCGCGAAAAATTATCCGATCTTGCGGCAAGCGCGGCACTCCTCGGGCTCGCCACGCTCACGCGGCCGGTCACGCAATATCTTCCCGTTGTTATTATCGCGTTTCTCTTGTGGCATTTCCGTGGCGCGCTATCCCGGCGTGCCATGCTACATGTCGCCACATTCATCGCCGTCTTCGTTGTGGCGCTTTTGCCATGGCTCTACCGGAACGCTATCGTGTTCGGAAATCCGAGCGTCGCGAACACGCGCATCAGTAACTTTTACGGCTATTTTGCACCATCCGTTTTGGCGCTGGAACGCCATATCGGTTTTACCGAAGCACAACGCCAACTGTTCGCGGAAGACGGCGTACAGGATTACGGCGCGGTGACGCTCAAAGACGCGGAACATTTCACAAACCGGGCAAAAGCGATTATCAAAACCCATCCGAAGGAAACCGCAAAACTCCTCGGCATCACCACGTTTGCCTTTTTCACGCACGACGGGTACCTGGATGTACTTCAAGATCTCGGCTACATGAAGAATTTCTCGCGCACAATCCGCGCGCTCATCACAGGCCCCGGCATCATAATCCTCGCGGGAAGAATGTTTTGGACGCTCACAGCACTCCTCGCATTCCTCGGCACGTATCTCTTTTTCAAACGCGAAAAATTTCAGCCGAAGGCGCTTTTCGCCCTTCTCCTCATCACCTACTTCGCCGCAACCGCCGCAATTGTGGGCTTAGGCATCACCGCCCGCTACAGAGTCCCCGCAAACGTATTTATTGCCGCATTCGCGTTTTATGCTATCGCGCGCTGGCGTAAAACTCCGGAAGCCGCGAAATAAAGTGCGGTGTCATTCCGGGCTTGACCCGGAATCCAGAGGATCTATGAAATCGTTATATAAATCTCTCCATTGCGGATTTTGGCGCTCAATAAGCTGAAGTTTCCACACACGGTGCCATTGTTTAACTTGTTTCTCTCGGGCAAGCGCCGTTCGCACGTCTGACGTTTCTTCGTAATAGACAAGCATATGTACTTTGTAGCGTTTCGTGAATCCATCAATCGCATCGCTTTTGTGCTGTCCGACGCGCTTTACGAGATCGTTCGTGACGCCCGCATAGAGCGTACCGTTCCGCTTACTCGCCATTATGTACACATAATATGCGTTCATTATTGCGGCGTACTGGATTCCCGCTTTCGCGGGAATGACAAAAAAATATATACAGAAGACACAAAACCAAATCTAAAAAAACTTCATCTTCAGCAACGAAAACGCCGTCATTTTGAGCAGTAGCCAGCCATGACGCCACCGGCTGATGTTGGTGCTGCCGTAGGTGCGCGCCTCATAACGAATAGGGAGGTCAATGATTTTCAATCCCAATTTCGCCGCGCCGAACAATAAATCAAAATCACCGAACGGGTCAAAGTCGCCGAAAAAGGCCCGGCCTGCCGCGATGCGCTCATAGTCCGTCCGCAACAGCACCTTTGTTCCGCATAAGGTGTCCTTGACACGCTGGCCCAAAATCCACGAAAAACTCACACCAAAAAATTTATTGGCGATGTGGTTCAGCGTTTGCATTGCCTGGCGCTGCATCTGATACACCAGCCGCGAACCGTTAATGAACTCCCCCGCTCCCGAGGCGATCGCGGCATAAAACTTCGGCAAGTCCTCCGGAGGAACGGTTAAATCCGCGTCAAGAATAAACAACACGTCGCCCTTCGCCGCCGCAAACCCTTTCCGCACCGCGTCTCCCTTGCCTTTTCCGTCCTGGATGAGCAGCGTGATGTCTTTTTCTTTGTGCGCCGCAATCACGCGCTGAATTTCTTCCCGTGTGCCGTCTTTAGAACCGCCCTCAACGAAAATAATTTCCGTGTGTGATCCCAGCTGCGGAGTCCGCAGCACCGCCGCTTCAATATTTCCTTTTTCGTTCCGCGCCGGAATAATAACCGACGTCGTATATTCGCGCACGGCCAATTGCCTCGGCTTCGCGATCACGTAACGCAAAAGGCACAGCCGCCGCAAAAGCGGAAGCCGGGCAATAAATCGGTTCACGAGATACGAAAGCAAGGGGATGTTTACCGGAATGAGTACCTCTTCGCCGCGCTTCACCACTTCAAACCCCGCAAGGTGGAGAAAATTTTCAAGATCGCCCGCGGAAAGCCAGTTTTGCGCCGGAGAAGACATTTTGAGATGCGCGAATTCCGCAAATCGTAGCAACGGCTCCCACAAAAAATTTGTGTAGGTGATAAGGATTTTCGTGTGGTCATGTGTCACCTTTTTCAACTCCATAAACGCGCGCTGCACGTCGGGCAAATAGCTTACGAGGTCCGAACAGATGATATAGTCAAATTTCTCCGCAAGCGTAAGAGATTCCGCGTCCATAGTGAAAAAGGCGAGGTCAGAATGACGCTTTGCCGCGAGCGCGGTCATCTTTGGACTCATATCAACGCCCACGCCGCGTTTCGGCGCGACCGATGCGAGCAAATCCCCGGTGCCGGACCCCACGTCCAATACCGCGCTTCCTTTGGGAATGAAAAACTGCGCCACCTTGCGAATCGCTCCGTGATAATAGCGGTGCCGCGTTTGCCACGCCCCACGTTTCGACGCGACGTCATCAAAAAACTTTTTAAGCTCCTCACCCGATGTCAGTTTTGTCATGCGATGAATTCTATCACGCCGTCTCTGTCTTTAGCAATCGCATTTTTTCCGTCAACAGCACCAATCCCGCCGCGACAAAAATGAAATAGATCGGCTCAAATGCCATTCTCATCCGCGCGTCAATCGCGGCGCCAATAGGCAGCGTGACGACAACAAAGAAAAGGATAAGTGCCGCAAAGAAAAACGCAGAAATCCTCCGCCTTTCAGGCACCTCCTTTAAGAAAGGAGGAATCGGGGGCACTTCTCCCTTTCCTAAAGGGAGTACCCGAAGGCCGGTGAATTTTAAAAAACGAATCCAAAAAGGTGCCCGTGGGCTTGAGGGATTTGCAAAAAGCACCCAAGTGCCGCAGATGGCGCAAAACAACAAAAATGACCAAATGGCTCGCATAACGAATGGAATCACATACGTCCCGCGTATATACGGAATAATCTCGCCGATTGCGCGCAACGGATGCTCTTGCAATAGCGCCATGGAAAGCGGAATCGGCGGCCGCTTCGGGTACGGTAGCAACCGCATTTCATTCAGCATCGTCAACAGATTGTCATGCGTAAAAATTGTATAGACGGAGAGCGGCTGAAGCAGCATCATTTGCAGCGGGTATTGTTTGAAAATCGCAAGCGCGCGTTTTTTAAGTTCCGGCGCGACCCGCGGGTCATACAACTCTTCGTCGGTACCGCGTGCCGTCACTCCATCGCGTCCGAGTTGTGTGAGAAAGTTATTAAATACGGGGTTAAATTGCTGATTCGTTGCCGCGGCGTATACCGTCGCCCCGAGGCGCGTGTACACGTTGTACCAACCCGACGTTGAAAGCGTAAACACGCCGAACACGCGTTCGTTGCGCATCATCCACGGGAAAATAATGAGGAATGAGGGGATGAGGAACAGCACGCAAGCCGCTATCGCACTTTTCCAATTGCGCCACGCAAGTGGAAAAATAAGGAAGATGATCACGATCGGCAAAAAATAAAGAAAGTACGGCCTCGTGATTGAGGAAATTGCGAAAAGCGCTCCCGCAACAACCGCGCGGCCGGGTGTTGGGATGTCCAAGTAGCGCACAACTGCCACCGCAAACAACGCAAGAAGAAAAATAAAAATGCCCTCGGTCGCGATACCGACTTGATGATAAATAAGATGCGGTTCAACGGCGGTCAAAAACCCCGCAACATACGCAACGCTCCTGCTCCCCGACGCCTTCCACGCGAGCCAGAGTATCATAACCGGCACGAGCGCGTTCAGAAATACTTGGAAAAGATTTGCCGGCCAAAACGTCCCGAACACTTTATAAAACACGGCGAGGAAAACAGGATAACCGGGTGTGCGGTACGCATCCGGCGCGTACGGCGCGACAGCGCTCAACGAAAACCCGTGACCCTCGACGATATTTTTCGCAAGCGTCGTGTAATGCGTCGCGTCAACGAGATATAACCCCTCGGGTCCCGAACGCCAGATAAAAAAATCGAATGCGGCAAGGCGCAGGATGAATGCGAAAAGAAAAATGGTGATGAGCGCACGTTTATCCATAATATTTTCTATATGTAGCCCTTCGATAAACTCAGGGACTATTATTTCCTGAGCAAAGGTCCGATGAACATCGGACCGCAATCGAAGGAATACCTTTTATAACTGATAAAGATAAATATCGTTATCAAAATCCCCGATAAGCAGCGGGCGATGAAGCGACTCATAGACCCAATCTTTCAATGGCCCGTCGGAGGCAACGTAATCAACGCGATAGCGCCGCAATGCCTCAAGAAAATCCTCATTCATAAACTCCGTAAAATCCTGTTCGCGCGCGCGAAGCAACCCATCAATCCATCGCTCGTCAAAAAATACAAGATCGCGCCAATCCCGGCGAAAATGATCGCGGATCCACGTGCGATGTTCTATTAAAAACGCGCGGACGGTACGCGACGTCACACCGTTCACGCGCATGAGCGTCAAAATATTATGCAGCACGCGCGCTTCCGCGTTATAACTCGCTTGCATCCACCCGTTCGCGTAGTCATTGCACTGCGTAAATGCGGGTATGAGCCGCGTCAGCTTTTCCTCCACGCCTTCAGCGGAAAGCACGACGCAATCGTCAGGAGCATTCGCACGAAGCCACGAAAGCACGCCGTCGTATGTTTGAATGGAACGGAACTCCGGAATTTGATACGCGTATGTCCGCGCCGCCATAACGCCGTAGAAAAGCGCGA is a window encoding:
- a CDS encoding GIY-YIG nuclease family protein encodes the protein MMNAYYVYIMASKRNGTLYAGVTNDLVKRVGQHKSDAIDGFTKRYKVHMLVYYEETSDVRTALAREKQVKQWHRVWKLQLIERQNPQWRDLYNDFIDPLDSGSSPE
- a CDS encoding glycosyltransferase family 39 protein — translated: MMLTREGKIILLLFALALLVRVALFGANIAAHEGELLPTILNSEGYYELANNILAGHGFSQSPAAPYVPDSLRPPLYPLFIAAFVGLSGSYWPVIIAQILLASVLPLLARRIGFRLTQNTFAGNAVGVLFAVEPVLVRLSGILLTETLFLALFLSSVITFFNYLDREKLSDLAASAALLGLATLTRPVTQYLPVVIIAFLLWHFRGALSRRAMLHVATFIAVFVVALLPWLYRNAIVFGNPSVANTRISNFYGYFAPSVLALERHIGFTEAQRQLFAEDGVQDYGAVTLKDAEHFTNRAKAIIKTHPKETAKLLGITTFAFFTHDGYLDVLQDLGYMKNFSRTIRALITGPGIIILAGRMFWTLTALLAFLGTYLFFKREKFQPKALFALLLITYFAATAAIVGLGITARYRVPANVFIAAFAFYAIARWRKTPEAAK
- a CDS encoding glycosyltransferase; the encoded protein is MTKLTSGEELKKFFDDVASKRGAWQTRHRYYHGAIRKVAQFFIPKGSAVLDVGSGTGDLLASVAPKRGVGVDMSPKMTALAAKRHSDLAFFTMDAESLTLAEKFDYIICSDLVSYLPDVQRAFMELKKVTHDHTKILITYTNFLWEPLLRFAEFAHLKMSSPAQNWLSAGDLENFLHLAGFEVVKRGEEVLIPVNIPLLSYLVNRFIARLPLLRRLCLLRYVIAKPRQLAVREYTTSVIIPARNEKGNIEAAVLRTPQLGSHTEIIFVEGGSKDGTREEIQRVIAAHKEKDITLLIQDGKGKGDAVRKGFAAAKGDVLFILDADLTVPPEDLPKFYAAIASGAGEFINGSRLVYQMQRQAMQTLNHIANKFFGVSFSWILGQRVKDTLCGTKVLLRTDYERIAAGRAFFGDFDPFGDFDLLFGAAKLGLKIIDLPIRYEARTYGSTNISRWRHGWLLLKMTAFSLLKMKFF
- a CDS encoding glycosyltransferase family 39 protein, producing the protein MDKRALITIFLFAFILRLAAFDFFIWRSGPEGLYLVDATHYTTLAKNIVEGHGFSLSAVAPYAPDAYRTPGYPVFLAVFYKVFGTFWPANLFQVFLNALVPVMILWLAWKASGSRSVAYVAGFLTAVEPHLIYHQVGIATEGIFIFLLALFAVAVVRYLDIPTPGRAVVAGALFAISSITRPYFLYFLPIVIIFLIFPLAWRNWKSAIAACVLFLIPSFLIIFPWMMRNERVFGVFTLSTSGWYNVYTRLGATVYAAATNQQFNPVFNNFLTQLGRDGVTARGTDEELYDPRVAPELKKRALAIFKQYPLQMMLLQPLSVYTIFTHDNLLTMLNEMRLLPYPKRPPIPLSMALLQEHPLRAIGEIIPYIRGTYVIPFVMRAIWSFLLFCAICGTWVLFANPSSPRAPFWIRFLKFTGLRVLPLGKGEVPPIPPFLKEVPERRRISAFFFAALILFFVVVTLPIGAAIDARMRMAFEPIYFIFVAAGLVLLTEKMRLLKTETA